Genomic DNA from Chitinivorax sp. PXF-14:
ACCCAGCACCAGTCCAGCGTCGAGGCGCCGAGGTTGCGCTGGCTGCCATACGGCGAGACGGTCATCAGGCGGGCCGGCAGCTTGCCCGGCAGCCATTTGAGCTCGACCCCGGCCACGGCCTCGCTCATTGGCGGCGAGTGCGGCTTGAGCGGCAGGCGGTTGCCGTTCATGTAGGCGCCATGGCCCTGCAGCGCGCAGAACATTTCGTCCGCGCACGGGTTGTAGATCACGCCGAGTACCGGCCGGCCGTGGCGCAGATAGGCCACCGAGATGGCGAACAGCGGCAGGCCATGCACGAAGTTGGTGGTGCCGTCGATCGGGTCGACACACCACAGGCCGTCCTTGCCCGATTCCCACAGCGCTTCCTGTTCGGCTTCGGTCATCTCCTCGCCCAGCACCGGGGCGTCGATGATGGTGGGCAATACGCGCTTGAGGCCCTCCTGCGAGGCCAGGTCGGCCTCGGTGAACATGGTGCCGTCGTCCTTGCGTGCGAATGCGACGTTGAGGAAGCGCGGCATCACCTCTTGCTGAGCGATGAGCCTGAC
This window encodes:
- a CDS encoding inositol monophosphatase, translated to MPDIGWNTLEEVMAAVRLIAQQEVMPRFLNVAFARKDDGTMFTEADLASQEGLKRVLPTIIDAPVLGEEMTEAEQEALWESGKDGLWCVDPIDGTTNFVHGLPLFAISVAYLRHGRPVLGVIYNPCADEMFCALQGHGAYMNGNRLPLKPHSPPMSEAVAGVELKWLPGKLPARLMTVSPYGSQRNLGASTLDWCWVAAGRFDVILHGGQRLWDYAAGSLILLEAGGRLGSIHHPDFWQDNIWRRSAVAALNPVLFEQWQGWVQFNK